One window of the Rhipicephalus microplus isolate Deutch F79 chromosome 2, USDA_Rmic, whole genome shotgun sequence genome contains the following:
- the LOC142796298 gene encoding uncharacterized protein LOC142796298 encodes MSFRRSPDNHSGTSSSSSGQPKKAQWFTLAQWAANRSSSTETSLSSTILKTSDQEPDGTCGGPSEPDARSRRRLRTSKPKRGDDGSFSARRRESAELNRRRGDGSSSEAGPAKKTPHREHGGSSESTAPSPAAPTGEPQGSTRQGSFWSRPYLRGEHGMRPLGRVSSPASTGGQSFRTASHPRDDSPMHAGPIDSPGPSGRQSLEAAPYPREDSPWRRSPSSSSQQGVAPSAKASAPSSVPESNEPSGARQPEASPQRSSRSTENVRSPRPKEPRDNRASTSPARMSDVTKANTDVGGTSEILERSASRPSGQPGPQQGAMKKARVPPGYRVYREIVRLQSKTRKLIPRRAFARVVREILQRHATDGHDFAMQTLALEALHEASEAVLVQLLEGTNTIAHSARRVTIMPRDMRTLLTIIRGHGNMQGSLS; translated from the coding sequence ATGTCCTTTCGGCGATCACCAGACAACCACTCGGGCACAAGTTCGTCTTCGTCGGGGCAGCCTAAAAAGGCACAGTGGTTCACTCTAGCGCAATGGGCTGCGAATAGATCGTCGTCCACGGAAACGTCGCTCAGTTCAACAATATTGAAAACGAGTGACCAAGAACCCGACGGAACGTGTGGTGGCCCTTCAGAGCCGGATGCAAGAAGCCGGCGACGATTACGGACAAGTAAGCCTAAAAGAGGCGACGACGGAAGCTTCAGCGCGCGTCGACGCGAAAGTGCGGAGTTGAATCGACGGAGAGGAGACGGCTCGTCGTCGGAAGCTGGGCCGGCAAAGAAGACGCCTCATCGCGAGCACGGTGGGTCGTCCGAATCAACAGCACCTTCGCCTGCCGCTCCTACCGGTGAACCGCAGGGGTCAACGAGACAAGGTTCATTTTGGAGTCGTCCGTACCTTCGCGGTGAGCACGGCATGAGGCCCCTCGGCCGCGTCTCCAGTCCTGCGTCAACGGGAGGCCAGTCTTTCCGGACTGCCTCTCATCCTCGGGATGACAGTCCGATGCACGCCGGTCCCATTGACAGTCCAGGTCCATCAGGACGCCAGTCACTCGAGGCTGCGCCTTATCCTCGTGAGGACAGTCCGTGGCGTCGGTCGCCGTCGTCTTCTTCGCAACAGGGCGTCGCTCCCAGTGCCAAGGCAAGTGCGCCCAGTTCAGTGCCTGAATCCAACGAGCCAAGCGGTGCACGACAGCCAGAAGCTAGTCCGCAGCGGTCTAGTCGATCGACGGAAAATGTTAGGAGCCCGCGCCCCAAAGAGCCCCGCGATAACCGTGCGTCCACTTCTCCGGCGAGGATGTCCGACGTTACCAAGGCAAATACCGATGTCGGTGGCACCTCGGAGATACTGGAACGGTCCGCGTCGCGGCCATCGGGCCAACCAGGGCCGCAGCAAGGTGCGATGAAGAAGGCGAGAGTACCACCGGGCTACCGAGTGTACCGAGAAATAGTGCGGCTTCAGTCGAAAACACGCAAGCTCATACCGAGACGGGCTTTCGCCAGAGTTGTGCGCGAGATCCTGCAACGTCACGCGACGGACGGTCACGATTTCGCCATGCAGACACTGGCGCTCGAAGCTCTACACGAAGCCAGCGAAGCGGTCCTCGTGCAGCTCCTAGAGGGCACGAACACGATAGCGCACAGCGCGCgtcgcgtcaccatcatgccaaggGACATGCGAACTCTTCTGACTATCATAAGAGGTCATGGAAACATGCAGGGCTCTTTATCCTAA